One part of the Vibrio palustris genome encodes these proteins:
- a CDS encoding LTA synthase family protein: protein MATLMPRKNSLLKVGVLQPLLCFFIVDLLILSLSRLLLSIWQSERAFAESRHYAQIFIGGLRIDLSSLGYLFAPALLLIIIATLIRLPQYLRLPLKFYLVAGSLFILFFELITPTFIIEYDLRPNRLFLDYLVYPKEVSSMLFAGYKTEMAIVLAGLAFSGWLLAKLFDRVWRCDSKGLFFRQIAMQFVLTCLLVLAARGTLEHRPINPALVAFSTDHLLNDLSVNSAYSVAFAWKQAQNEMSSADFYGAMDKHELLQQIHRTMQNPQAHYTDPSAPTRAMHISSFPERKKNLVILLQESLGARYVGKLGGLPLTPNLDKIMDEGWNFTHLYATGTRSVRGIEAVMTGFTPTPARSVVKLGKSQQNFFTLASFLGQQGYHTQFIYGGEAHFDNMKTFFLGNGVQEIVEGPDFHKIDFLGSWGASDGDLYDQANREFTQLSKQDKPFFSLVFTSSNHSPYDYPDGTITPYDTPKQTRNNAAKYSDYALGEFIKKAKQSPYWDNTIFVVVADHDERVQGASLVPVRHFHIPAVIFGNDVPHKVENRLASQIDLGPTLLSLIGASGEHPMIGNDFTKPMSENQPRAMLQYDKNFAYLKGNQAIIFQPHKKPLTFLLNEEQLTPSKADETLIQEAHAYANFGSMAYQDGWYTP, encoded by the coding sequence ATGGCTACATTAATGCCTCGTAAAAATAGCCTACTAAAAGTTGGCGTACTACAGCCGTTACTGTGTTTTTTTATTGTGGATTTGCTCATTCTTAGCTTGTCACGGTTGCTGCTCTCCATTTGGCAAAGTGAGCGAGCCTTTGCTGAGAGCCGTCACTATGCGCAAATTTTTATTGGCGGGCTGCGCATCGATCTGTCCTCATTAGGTTACCTCTTCGCCCCCGCTCTTTTACTGATTATTATCGCGACCTTAATACGGCTCCCGCAATACTTACGCCTGCCCCTTAAATTTTACCTCGTGGCGGGAAGCTTATTCATTCTCTTCTTTGAGTTAATCACCCCCACTTTTATCATCGAATACGATTTACGCCCCAACCGCTTGTTTCTCGATTACTTGGTTTACCCAAAAGAAGTGTCCTCGATGCTGTTCGCAGGGTATAAAACCGAGATGGCTATTGTGCTGGCAGGTCTTGCATTTTCGGGGTGGTTATTGGCCAAACTGTTTGACCGTGTTTGGCGCTGTGATAGCAAAGGTCTATTCTTTCGGCAAATTGCGATGCAGTTCGTGCTCACGTGTTTGCTTGTCTTGGCGGCACGAGGAACATTAGAGCACCGCCCCATCAACCCAGCGTTAGTCGCCTTTTCAACCGACCATTTATTAAATGATTTGAGCGTAAATTCGGCCTATTCTGTCGCCTTTGCTTGGAAACAAGCACAAAATGAGATGTCGAGTGCCGACTTCTATGGCGCGATGGATAAACATGAACTGTTACAGCAAATTCATCGCACCATGCAAAATCCGCAGGCTCACTACACCGATCCGAGCGCACCGACAAGAGCCATGCATATATCCAGTTTTCCTGAGCGTAAAAAAAACCTCGTGATTTTACTGCAGGAAAGCTTAGGGGCTCGTTATGTGGGCAAACTGGGCGGGCTACCACTCACCCCTAATCTAGATAAAATAATGGATGAAGGCTGGAACTTTACACATTTGTACGCCACAGGTACGCGCTCAGTCCGTGGCATTGAAGCAGTCATGACAGGATTTACTCCCACCCCTGCTCGCTCTGTAGTTAAGCTGGGTAAGTCGCAGCAAAATTTCTTCACACTCGCGAGTTTTCTTGGACAACAAGGCTACCATACGCAATTTATTTACGGCGGCGAAGCACACTTTGATAATATGAAAACGTTCTTTTTAGGCAATGGGGTACAAGAGATTGTTGAAGGGCCCGATTTTCACAAGATCGATTTCTTAGGGTCTTGGGGTGCCTCTGATGGTGATTTGTATGATCAGGCTAATCGTGAATTCACCCAGCTCAGTAAACAAGATAAGCCTTTCTTTAGCTTAGTCTTCACCTCATCCAATCATTCTCCTTATGATTATCCAGACGGCACAATCACGCCCTACGATACGCCAAAACAGACACGCAATAATGCCGCCAAATATTCAGATTACGCCTTGGGCGAGTTCATAAAAAAAGCCAAACAATCGCCATATTGGGACAATACTATCTTTGTCGTAGTTGCCGATCATGACGAACGGGTCCAAGGAGCCAGCTTAGTACCCGTTCGTCATTTTCATATTCCTGCCGTGATCTTTGGCAACGATGTCCCACATAAAGTTGAAAATCGGCTGGCCAGTCAAATTGACTTGGGACCAACGTTACTATCACTGATTGGGGCCTCGGGCGAGCATCCTATGATCGGTAACGATTTTACTAAGCCTATGAGTGAAAACCAGCCAAGAGCTATGCTGCAATATGATAAGAATTTTGCTTATCTAAAAGGCAACCAAGCCATCATTTTTCAACCGCATAAAAAACCATTAACGTTTTTACTGAATGAGGAACAACTCACACCGAGTAAAGCAGATGAAACACTGATTCAAGAAGCCCATGCCTATGCCAACTTTGGTAGTATGGCGTATCAAGACGGATGGTATACACCTTAG
- a CDS encoding DUF3427 domain-containing protein, whose protein sequence is MQQSGIYEQLITQLVEKRLDRERFYVGERELSAGEASVWLSRFLGNILDYAIGSVPAGDQQLQQQIELSNELLLWLKERLQDDGLIEENLLDSQGKILTALYELENPVAANLKQYVNDIFPLTGLTQSELFCGSNAGLSLESELKREILSADKIYWLVSFIKWAGIRIFRKELEAFTASGRELKIITTSYMGATDAKAVEYLASLPNTEVKLSYNTQQERLHAKSYLFLRDTGYHTGYIGSSNLSHSALTNGLEWNLKITAQEIPHIISKSLSTFETYWVLNEFECFNGDASSTEKLNQALRQQRSGDEQSLTHFFDIKPFPHQSEILERLTVERDIHQRFRNLVVAATGTGKTLISAFDFARVVKHKPNATFLFVAHREEILKQARAAYRGVLRDGAFGELWVGGYSPAHYRQLFVSVQTLNNQLDQLKLTPDFYDYIVIDEVHHISASSYRQVLEYFQPSLLLGLTATPERHDGGDILADFGGVIAAELRLPEAINRRYLSPFQYFGIDDDTDLRSISWSRGRYDITQLTNLYTHNQARFDKILLSLQEIVTDISQMKALAFCVSRDHAQYMVRQLLLKGIKADFLTSDNAHERQNKQQAIRSGDINVLCVVDIFNEGIDIPEVDTLLFLRPTESLTIFLQQLGRGLRLAEGKECCTVLDFVGNSRPEYDFANKFRSLVGRSPKAVSDEIKQGFPHAPLGCRIELTKRTQEMVLSNISQASLTLKRLVAMIRQYPQHSTLPLTLANFLAQHPHINLNELYKRGSWLELVAKSKDEVKESSVDEGTFKMLKKAIHSRILSCDDHAYLGFLKQLCQNNFAITDTTNRQVLMCHYDFWQKTGSDAGFESLEHSLKALHRLGVTDELLDVVTWQQMQTKHEQPEMLNLEQVPLRLHARYAREQILVAFGAITFERQPPAREGVFVIKDDNIELLFVTLDKNEKQFSPTTMYHDYAINELLFHWQSQNSARPERGRGLEYIQHKKIGKRLFLFVREQSKDEYGRTMGFVNYGEVEYVSHTGSQPMSITWQLQTPMPHFMWQQVAKLAVG, encoded by the coding sequence ATGCAGCAGTCAGGTATATACGAGCAACTAATTACTCAGTTGGTAGAAAAACGTCTGGATCGTGAGCGCTTTTATGTGGGTGAACGTGAACTATCAGCTGGCGAAGCGTCAGTTTGGTTATCACGTTTTTTAGGTAATATTTTGGATTACGCGATCGGCTCGGTGCCAGCGGGTGATCAGCAGTTACAGCAGCAAATCGAGTTATCCAATGAGTTACTACTTTGGTTGAAAGAACGTTTACAAGACGATGGCTTAATCGAAGAAAACCTCCTCGATAGCCAAGGGAAAATACTGACTGCCTTGTATGAACTAGAAAACCCAGTCGCTGCAAACCTGAAGCAGTATGTAAACGATATTTTTCCACTTACTGGACTCACGCAAAGTGAGTTGTTTTGTGGCAGCAATGCAGGCTTATCGTTAGAGTCAGAGCTAAAGCGAGAGATTCTTTCTGCGGATAAAATTTACTGGCTGGTCTCCTTTATCAAATGGGCAGGCATTCGTATCTTTCGCAAAGAGCTTGAAGCATTTACTGCCAGCGGCCGAGAATTGAAAATTATCACCACATCCTATATGGGCGCGACGGATGCTAAAGCCGTGGAGTATTTGGCGAGCCTACCCAATACTGAAGTAAAGCTCAGCTACAACACACAGCAAGAGCGCCTGCATGCCAAGAGTTATTTGTTTCTTCGTGATACTGGCTATCACACTGGCTATATTGGCTCGTCTAACTTATCGCATTCCGCGCTGACTAATGGCCTAGAATGGAACCTGAAAATTACCGCGCAAGAAATTCCTCATATTATCAGTAAGTCGTTGAGCACGTTTGAGACTTACTGGGTATTAAATGAATTCGAGTGCTTCAATGGTGATGCGAGTAGTACGGAAAAGTTAAATCAAGCTTTGAGGCAGCAACGAAGTGGAGATGAACAGAGTCTCACTCATTTCTTCGACATTAAGCCGTTCCCTCATCAGAGTGAAATCTTAGAACGGTTGACGGTAGAGAGAGACATTCATCAGCGTTTTCGTAACCTTGTGGTTGCTGCCACAGGAACAGGTAAAACACTAATCTCTGCGTTTGATTTTGCCCGTGTTGTAAAGCACAAGCCTAATGCGACCTTTTTGTTTGTCGCGCATCGAGAAGAAATTCTGAAGCAAGCTCGTGCTGCTTATCGTGGTGTGTTGCGCGATGGTGCATTTGGCGAGCTTTGGGTCGGTGGATATTCACCAGCTCACTATCGACAGCTGTTTGTCTCGGTTCAAACGCTCAATAATCAATTGGATCAGCTTAAACTCACACCGGACTTTTATGATTACATCGTCATCGATGAAGTGCATCACATATCGGCGAGCAGTTATAGACAAGTATTGGAATATTTTCAGCCAAGTCTCTTGCTCGGTTTAACTGCGACACCTGAACGCCATGATGGCGGCGATATTCTGGCTGATTTCGGGGGAGTAATCGCGGCAGAGCTTCGTTTGCCCGAAGCTATTAATCGTCGTTATTTATCGCCGTTTCAGTATTTTGGTATCGATGATGACACGGATTTAAGATCGATTTCATGGAGTCGTGGTCGCTATGACATTACACAACTGACCAATCTATATACTCACAATCAAGCTCGTTTTGATAAAATACTGCTAAGTTTGCAGGAGATCGTCACTGATATTAGTCAAATGAAGGCGTTAGCATTTTGTGTCAGCCGTGACCATGCTCAATATATGGTGCGTCAACTGTTACTCAAAGGCATCAAAGCGGATTTTCTAACCAGTGATAATGCTCATGAACGGCAAAATAAGCAGCAAGCGATACGCAGTGGAGACATCAATGTGTTGTGTGTCGTTGATATCTTCAATGAAGGTATCGACATTCCCGAAGTCGATACCTTGCTTTTCTTAAGGCCTACAGAGAGTCTCACCATCTTTTTGCAGCAGCTTGGAAGGGGGTTGCGTCTAGCTGAGGGAAAAGAATGTTGTACAGTTCTTGATTTTGTCGGGAATTCACGACCAGAGTATGATTTTGCCAATAAATTCAGATCTCTAGTGGGGCGAAGTCCTAAAGCGGTTAGTGATGAAATCAAACAAGGCTTTCCGCATGCGCCGCTCGGGTGTCGAATCGAACTTACCAAGCGGACTCAAGAGATGGTGTTGAGTAATATTAGTCAGGCTTCGCTTACATTGAAGCGCTTAGTTGCAATGATTCGACAATACCCGCAACATTCTACTTTACCGTTGACGTTGGCAAATTTTCTTGCCCAGCATCCGCATATTAATCTGAACGAGCTTTACAAACGTGGCAGCTGGCTCGAGCTAGTTGCGAAATCCAAAGATGAAGTCAAAGAATCAAGTGTCGATGAAGGCACTTTTAAAATGCTTAAAAAGGCGATTCATAGCCGTATCCTTAGTTGTGATGATCATGCGTACCTGGGTTTTTTGAAGCAGCTATGCCAAAACAATTTTGCGATCACAGACACGACAAATCGACAGGTGCTGATGTGTCATTACGACTTCTGGCAGAAAACAGGATCTGATGCAGGTTTTGAGTCACTTGAGCATAGTTTGAAAGCACTTCACCGATTGGGCGTTACAGATGAACTGCTCGATGTAGTGACTTGGCAGCAGATGCAAACCAAACACGAACAGCCTGAAATGCTTAATCTTGAGCAGGTGCCACTTAGGCTGCACGCCCGCTATGCCCGCGAGCAAATATTAGTAGCGTTTGGTGCTATCACATTTGAGCGTCAACCGCCTGCGCGAGAAGGTGTGTTCGTTATTAAAGACGATAATATTGAGCTGTTGTTTGTCACGCTTGATAAAAATGAAAAGCAGTTTTCACCGACCACCATGTACCACGACTACGCGATCAACGAATTACTTTTTCATTGGCAATCGCAAAATAGTGCAAGGCCGGAGCGTGGACGTGGTTTGGAATACATTCAGCATAAAAAAATTGGTAAACGTTTATTCTTATTTGTGCGAGAGCAAAGCAAAGACGAATACGGCCGCACCATGGGATTTGTGAACTACGGGGAAGTGGAGTACGTGTCTCACACCGGCTCGCAGCCGATGAGCATTACATGGCAACTGCAAACACCCATGCCGCATTTTATGTGGCAGCAGGTAGCGAAATTAGCTGTGGGATAA
- the pyrE gene encoding orotate phosphoribosyltransferase, translating to MKAYQREFIEFALEKEVLKFGEFTLKSGRTSPYFFNAGLFNTGRDLARLGRFYAAALADSGIDYDVLFGPAYKGIPIATTTAVALADHHDTDTPYCFNRKEAKDHGEGGSLVGSPLEGRIMLVDDVITAGTAIRESMQIIQQNGADLAGVLVAIDRQEKGNGELSAIQEVERDFGCSVIAIVSLNDLVTFLEERGDSAEHLEAVKYYREQYGVVA from the coding sequence ATGAAAGCGTACCAGCGTGAGTTTATTGAGTTTGCTCTTGAGAAAGAAGTATTAAAGTTTGGAGAGTTTACTTTAAAATCTGGACGTACAAGCCCTTATTTTTTTAACGCTGGCCTCTTCAATACTGGACGTGATTTAGCGCGCTTAGGCCGATTTTACGCCGCTGCGTTAGCGGATTCAGGAATTGATTATGATGTGTTGTTTGGCCCTGCTTATAAAGGCATTCCTATTGCGACCACGACAGCCGTAGCGCTGGCAGATCATCATGATACGGATACGCCGTACTGTTTTAACCGCAAAGAAGCGAAAGATCATGGGGAAGGCGGTAGCCTAGTCGGTAGCCCATTGGAAGGGCGAATTATGCTGGTAGATGATGTGATTACCGCAGGGACAGCGATTCGTGAATCGATGCAAATCATTCAACAAAATGGCGCAGATTTAGCCGGTGTGCTAGTGGCGATTGATCGCCAAGAAAAAGGCAATGGTGAACTCTCGGCGATTCAAGAAGTGGAACGTGACTTTGGTTGTTCGGTAATCGCGATTGTGAGCTTAAATGACTTGGTAACGTTCTTAGAAGAGCGTGGTGATAGTGCTGAGCATTTAGAAGCAGTGAAATATTACCGTGAACAATATGGCGTGGTTGCTTAA
- a CDS encoding diacylglycerol kinase, protein MKPDIIIKRTGIHRILYSFVHSFNGLKWLCQNEAAFKQELLLFVPLTVVALWLELPAIHTLLVILSMVFVLLAEMINTAIEVMIDRVGLEYHLLSGVAKNIGSALVLISILCSLSVWGTILWLH, encoded by the coding sequence ATGAAACCAGACATCATCATCAAACGCACCGGCATTCACCGGATTCTGTATAGTTTTGTCCATAGTTTTAATGGGCTGAAGTGGCTGTGCCAAAACGAAGCCGCATTTAAACAAGAGCTATTACTGTTTGTGCCACTCACCGTGGTGGCCTTGTGGCTTGAGCTACCGGCAATCCACACCTTGTTAGTGATTCTGAGTATGGTATTCGTATTGTTGGCGGAAATGATCAATACCGCCATCGAGGTAATGATTGATCGGGTTGGATTGGAGTATCACTTGTTATCCGGCGTGGCTAAGAACATCGGTTCCGCACTTGTCCTTATCAGTATTCTTTGTTCACTATCCGTTTGGGGAACCATCTTATGGCTACATTAA
- the slmA gene encoding nucleoid occlusion factor SlmA: protein MAGTKKSNRREEILQALAEMLESHEGASRITTAKLAKQVGVSEAALYRHFPSKARMFEGLIEFIEDSLMTRINLILEEEKDTLSRLRLVIQLLLAFSERNPGLTRILSGHALMFENERLRDRINQLYERIETSLRQVIRERKIREGKSFPVDDNILAAQLLGQVEGSLNRFVRSDFKHLPTANFDQYWALLIAQIK, encoded by the coding sequence ATGGCCGGCACCAAGAAATCAAATCGTCGTGAAGAAATCCTACAGGCTCTTGCGGAAATGCTTGAGTCTCATGAGGGAGCCTCACGTATTACCACGGCAAAACTGGCAAAACAAGTCGGAGTATCGGAAGCAGCGCTATATCGCCATTTCCCGAGTAAAGCTCGCATGTTTGAAGGATTGATCGAATTTATTGAAGATTCGCTAATGACTCGTATCAATCTCATATTGGAAGAAGAAAAAGACACGTTAAGCCGTCTACGTTTAGTTATTCAATTATTACTCGCCTTTTCAGAACGTAACCCAGGTCTAACAAGAATTTTATCCGGTCATGCTTTAATGTTTGAGAATGAACGTTTACGTGACCGTATAAACCAGCTTTATGAACGTATCGAAACCTCTCTACGCCAAGTGATAAGAGAGCGTAAAATCCGTGAAGGCAAATCTTTTCCTGTTGATGATAATATTTTGGCCGCTCAGCTACTCGGGCAAGTAGAAGGCAGTTTGAACCGGTTTGTTCGCTCTGATTTTAAACACCTGCCAACTGCAAACTTTGATCAGTACTGGGCTCTGTTAATTGCACAGATTAAGTAA
- the lpxL gene encoding LpxL/LpxP family Kdo(2)-lipid IV(A) lauroyl/palmitoleoyl acyltransferase, producing MKPHLDFERPKFSLALLHPKYWGIWLGFLSLALIVNIMPYSLLLAIGRSFGKMAMRFGKGRVHTARRNLELAFPTMTSEEIDAFVLENFKNTGAGLAETGIAWFWPTWRFKRLIIHNDMQPLNQYEQEGRGVLLCCVHALNLEVTARAFGIVGMPGCGVFRPHTNPAYNWIQYWGRSHNGNTLVDRKDLKKMIRVLREGQRLFYLPDHDYGRKKAEYVPFFAVEDACTTTGTSILAKMSKCAIVMGSGFRNQQGRYEVIADKDVTESFPLDDQKAAAALMNQHVEEVILRAPEQWMWLHRRFKHEPDPSAKGARRYK from the coding sequence ATGAAGCCACATTTAGACTTTGAAAGACCGAAGTTTTCTCTTGCTCTTTTACACCCTAAATACTGGGGTATTTGGTTAGGCTTTCTTAGCCTCGCATTAATTGTCAATATAATGCCTTACTCGCTACTGCTCGCGATTGGCCGCAGTTTCGGTAAAATGGCGATGCGTTTTGGTAAAGGCCGTGTACACACGGCTCGTCGCAATTTGGAATTGGCATTTCCAACCATGACATCTGAAGAAATTGATGCCTTTGTGTTAGAAAACTTCAAAAATACCGGCGCTGGCTTAGCGGAAACAGGCATCGCGTGGTTTTGGCCAACGTGGCGCTTTAAGCGCTTGATTATTCATAATGATATGCAACCATTAAATCAATACGAACAAGAAGGCCGTGGGGTCTTGCTGTGTTGTGTCCACGCTCTCAATTTAGAGGTCACAGCGCGCGCTTTTGGTATTGTTGGGATGCCCGGTTGCGGCGTATTTCGTCCCCACACCAATCCGGCCTATAACTGGATACAATATTGGGGCCGCTCACACAATGGCAACACATTAGTCGACCGTAAAGATCTAAAAAAGATGATTCGTGTACTACGTGAAGGTCAGCGCTTGTTTTATTTACCTGATCATGACTATGGCCGCAAAAAAGCCGAATACGTGCCGTTTTTTGCCGTTGAGGACGCTTGTACAACGACAGGCACTAGTATTCTAGCGAAGATGAGTAAGTGTGCGATTGTCATGGGATCTGGATTTCGTAACCAACAAGGCCGCTATGAAGTTATCGCGGATAAAGATGTGACGGAGAGTTTCCCTCTTGATGACCAAAAAGCTGCCGCGGCGTTAATGAATCAACACGTAGAAGAGGTAATTCTCCGTGCGCCAGAGCAGTGGATGTGGCTACACCGCCGCTTTAAACATGAACCAGACCCTTCTGCAAAAGGGGCGCGCCGTTACAAATAA
- a CDS encoding EAL domain-containing protein, translated as MKHVIEIEDERCSVLTPEGSLLVAFTPTFQPIFKQDYQALFGFECLPEMQFNAGEDYSFANFFRDADIHCIRSLVLEQVKFSVQFIQKTKCRVSVNLDMSDLCDPHFCQQVLALSVPNLVLELDGYDLDDNQEIQLAKNLRQFEKTGVELWLDNYDARDSSHHHYLKLREWDGVKFAPDFSEYISQKMAKLALFTKLKNHADKIIIDGVKKDHQHEFSKMNGAYSQGGHYSYPLYAQEARQFVGC; from the coding sequence ATGAAACATGTCATTGAAATAGAAGATGAGCGCTGCAGTGTTCTGACTCCTGAAGGAAGTTTATTAGTTGCTTTTACTCCGACCTTTCAACCTATTTTTAAACAAGATTATCAAGCGTTATTTGGTTTCGAGTGTTTACCTGAGATGCAGTTTAATGCTGGTGAAGATTATAGTTTTGCCAATTTTTTTCGTGATGCGGATATTCACTGCATAAGAAGCCTAGTGCTTGAGCAAGTAAAGTTTTCCGTCCAGTTTATTCAGAAAACAAAGTGCCGAGTATCTGTAAACTTAGATATGAGTGATCTTTGTGATCCCCATTTCTGCCAACAAGTCCTCGCGTTAAGTGTGCCTAACTTAGTGCTTGAACTTGATGGATATGACTTGGATGACAACCAAGAAATCCAATTAGCCAAGAATCTTCGTCAGTTCGAAAAAACAGGCGTTGAGTTATGGCTAGACAATTACGATGCGCGAGATTCTTCCCATCACCACTATTTAAAATTACGAGAATGGGATGGAGTTAAGTTCGCTCCCGATTTTTCTGAGTATATTTCGCAGAAAATGGCTAAATTGGCATTATTTACCAAGCTGAAAAATCACGCCGATAAAATCATTATCGATGGTGTTAAAAAAGACCATCAGCATGAATTTTCTAAAATGAATGGTGCCTATTCCCAGGGAGGTCACTACTCCTATCCACTTTATGCTCAAGAAGCCCGCCAGTTTGTTGGGTGCTAA
- the rph gene encoding ribonuclease PH: MRPNDRAVDQIRPIKITRNYTAYAEGSVLVEFGNTKVLCNATVEENVPRWLKGQKKGWITAEYGMLPRATHKRTRREAASGKQGGRTMEIQRLIARSLRAVVDRAVMGEIMITVDCDVIQADGGTRTAAITGASVAMADAFSQLISAGKLKKNPMKGHVAAVSVGILGDEVLCDLEYVEDSNADTDMNVVMTEDGKMIEVQGTAEGQPFSHDELLRLLASAQKGIADIVQAQKDALTD, from the coding sequence ATGCGTCCAAATGACCGCGCTGTAGATCAAATTCGTCCTATAAAAATTACTCGTAACTACACCGCGTATGCTGAAGGGTCGGTACTGGTTGAGTTTGGCAATACCAAGGTATTGTGTAACGCCACTGTAGAAGAAAACGTACCGCGCTGGTTAAAAGGCCAGAAGAAAGGTTGGATAACCGCAGAGTATGGCATGTTACCTCGTGCGACTCATAAACGTACCCGTCGTGAAGCGGCCAGTGGTAAACAGGGCGGACGTACTATGGAAATCCAACGTCTGATCGCGCGTAGCTTGCGTGCTGTTGTTGATAGAGCGGTCATGGGTGAAATTATGATAACGGTGGATTGCGATGTTATTCAGGCGGATGGCGGCACACGCACTGCGGCCATTACGGGAGCAAGTGTTGCCATGGCTGATGCCTTTTCGCAGCTCATTTCCGCAGGTAAATTGAAGAAAAACCCCATGAAAGGCCATGTGGCAGCGGTATCTGTGGGTATTTTGGGTGATGAGGTATTGTGCGATTTAGAATATGTGGAAGATTCCAATGCCGATACTGATATGAATGTAGTCATGACCGAAGATGGCAAAATGATTGAAGTACAGGGCACCGCAGAAGGTCAGCCGTTCAGTCATGACGAGTTACTGCGTTTATTAGCGAGTGCTCAGAAAGGGATTGCCGATATTGTTCAGGCGCAGAAAGATGCCCTAACCGATTAG
- a CDS encoding YicC/YloC family endoribonuclease, with translation MIYSMTAYARKEVKGDWGSAVWEIRSVNQRYLETYFRLPEQFRGLEPVLRERFRKRLARGKVECHLRFEANPAAQSALNINETLAQQVIEAANKVMHMTGEPSRVSPFQIMQWPGVMETPEQDMDVINQDLLGAFEDAMTDFIAARASEGDNMKALIEHRLQAISDEVVKVRNRMPEILEWQRDRLRTKFEEAQIELDSSRVEQEMILLAQKSDVAEELDRLDSHVKEATNVLNKGGSCGRRLDFMMQEFNRESNTLASKSISTDITASGVELKVLIEQMREQIQNIE, from the coding sequence ATGATTTACAGCATGACCGCGTACGCACGCAAAGAAGTGAAAGGCGATTGGGGCAGCGCCGTATGGGAAATCCGTTCGGTTAACCAACGTTACCTAGAAACCTATTTCCGCCTCCCAGAGCAATTTCGTGGCCTTGAGCCAGTACTGCGTGAGCGTTTTCGTAAGCGTCTTGCGCGCGGTAAAGTCGAGTGTCACTTACGCTTTGAAGCCAACCCTGCTGCGCAAAGTGCTCTCAACATTAATGAGACATTAGCTCAGCAAGTGATTGAAGCGGCTAATAAAGTCATGCACATGACTGGCGAGCCAAGCCGCGTTAGCCCATTTCAGATCATGCAATGGCCGGGTGTAATGGAAACGCCAGAGCAAGATATGGACGTCATTAATCAAGATTTGCTTGGCGCGTTTGAAGACGCCATGACTGACTTTATTGCTGCCCGTGCAAGTGAAGGCGACAACATGAAAGCGCTCATTGAGCACCGCCTGCAAGCCATTAGTGACGAAGTGGTAAAAGTTAGAAATCGCATGCCTGAAATTCTTGAATGGCAACGTGATCGCCTACGCACTAAATTTGAAGAGGCACAAATCGAATTAGATTCATCGCGCGTTGAGCAAGAGATGATTCTCCTCGCGCAAAAATCCGATGTTGCAGAAGAACTCGACCGTTTAGACTCGCACGTTAAAGAAGCGACGAACGTACTCAACAAAGGTGGCTCTTGTGGCCGTCGCCTTGATTTTATGATGCAAGAGTTTAACCGTGAATCCAACACGCTCGCATCTAAATCCATCAGTACCGACATCACCGCCTCCGGTGTGGAACTCAAAGTTTTAATTGAACAAATGCGAGAGCAGATCCAGAATATTGAGTAA